A portion of the Pirellulales bacterium genome contains these proteins:
- a CDS encoding class I SAM-dependent rRNA methyltransferase has translation MSHAAETVDSISLAREAAAGLGVAQVILRPRKAQPFFGRHPWVLDTAIDRIEGTVSNGDIVDLISDKGKFIARGFYNGHSRLRVRLYTWDAGTLLDEALFRRRLETAIALRKRLGYDNPAGAARLVYSEADGLSGLIVDRYGEYLSVQATSLAVWQRLDKIVPLLIDLVHPRGVVLRQERGAVQMEGMPHEEGRGWGDLPTGPVFIEEHDLRYGVNLREGHKTGLYLDQRENRRAVANYVQGRRMLDMFCYSGGFALNAVKHGGASEVLCVDSSEKALALARANAELNGVANLHFQPGDGFETLQELSLQKERFGIVVLDPPKFARNRAAVNDALMAYHRINRLAVNLLEPGGILVTCSCSGHVLREDFLHMLSGVAQRSNREIQVLEQRGAAPDHPISTTCLESEYLKCFVCRVG, from the coding sequence ATGTCGCATGCCGCAGAAACTGTCGATTCCATTTCACTGGCGCGCGAAGCCGCCGCCGGACTGGGCGTGGCCCAAGTAATTCTCAGGCCGCGCAAAGCGCAGCCTTTTTTCGGCCGGCATCCGTGGGTTTTGGATACCGCGATTGATCGAATTGAAGGCACAGTTTCCAACGGCGACATCGTCGATCTCATTTCCGACAAAGGGAAGTTTATTGCCCGCGGATTTTATAACGGCCACAGCCGCCTTCGTGTGCGGCTTTACACGTGGGATGCTGGCACTCTGCTGGACGAAGCACTTTTTCGCCGCCGCCTGGAAACGGCCATCGCCCTGCGAAAGCGTTTGGGCTACGACAACCCTGCCGGCGCCGCACGGCTGGTGTATAGCGAAGCCGACGGACTCAGTGGGCTAATTGTCGACCGCTATGGCGAATATTTATCGGTGCAGGCCACGTCGCTGGCCGTTTGGCAGCGGTTGGACAAAATTGTGCCGCTGCTTATCGATTTAGTTCATCCGCGCGGAGTGGTGTTGCGCCAGGAGCGCGGCGCCGTACAGATGGAAGGCATGCCGCACGAGGAAGGACGCGGCTGGGGCGATTTGCCCACGGGCCCTGTCTTCATCGAAGAACATGACCTGCGCTACGGTGTTAATTTGCGCGAAGGGCACAAAACCGGATTGTATTTGGATCAACGTGAGAATCGCCGAGCGGTGGCCAACTACGTGCAAGGCCGGCGAATGCTCGATATGTTTTGCTACAGCGGCGGCTTCGCGCTCAATGCCGTAAAACACGGCGGGGCCAGCGAAGTGTTATGCGTCGATAGCAGTGAAAAAGCGTTAGCGCTCGCCCGAGCCAATGCGGAGTTGAACGGGGTCGCTAATCTTCATTTCCAACCCGGAGACGGCTTCGAGACGCTGCAAGAATTGTCGCTGCAAAAAGAACGCTTCGGCATCGTGGTGCTCGATCCGCCTAAGTTTGCCCGCAACCGAGCGGCAGTGAACGATGCCTTAATGGCCTACCACCGCATCAACCGGTTGGCCGTGAACTTGCTGGAGCCAGGCGGAATTTTGGTTACGTGCAGTTGCTCCGGTCACGTGCTGCGCGAAGATTTTCTGCACATGCTCTCGGGCGTGGCTCAGCGCAGCAATCGAGAAATTCAAGTGTTGGAGCAGCGCGGCGCGGCCCCCGATCATCCCATTAGCACCACTTGCTTGGAGAGCGAGTATTTGAAGTGCTTTGTCTGCCGCGTGGGATGA
- a CDS encoding NADH:flavin oxidoreductase gives MATYPKVAQLKNPAALTARLAELGLELPLDERILTAAENSPMAQPLMIGGMRIGNRWCIHPMEGWDANPDGSPSPHTLRRWRNFGLSGAKWIWGGEAAAVQPDGRANPHQTLATSSNRNGLAALLSACRTAHREAFGNDDDLFVGLQLTHSGRFSRPHDKRLEPRIAYHHPLLDAKFGIDPQDPSIVWTDDDLERLIVSYVTAAGLAAGVGFQFVDIKACHGYLMHEFLSARSRPGRFGGDLTGRSRLLFSVVERIRSQFPQLMVVVRLSAFDTLPYKTGREIGQPLDYRHLLPYEYGFGVDPNDPLKFDMREPIELLRRLHTAGVAAVNLSCGSPYYNPHIQRPAIFPPSDGYLPPEDPLVGVVRLIQAARQCKLAVPEMPMVGSGYSYLQDYVPHVAQAVVRAGWIDAVGLGRMVLAYPGLPADSLATGKLARKLICRTFSDCTTAPRNGMISGCFPLDPYYKALPEAEELRDIKATIEAEEKA, from the coding sequence ATGGCCACTTATCCCAAGGTCGCCCAACTCAAAAATCCCGCGGCGCTAACTGCGCGCCTGGCGGAGTTGGGTTTGGAATTGCCCCTCGACGAGCGCATTCTCACCGCGGCCGAAAACTCCCCCATGGCCCAGCCACTTATGATCGGCGGCATGCGGATCGGCAACCGTTGGTGCATTCATCCCATGGAAGGCTGGGATGCCAATCCGGATGGCTCGCCCTCTCCGCACACGCTGCGCCGGTGGCGAAATTTCGGCTTGAGCGGGGCGAAGTGGATTTGGGGGGGCGAAGCGGCGGCCGTGCAGCCCGATGGCCGCGCGAATCCCCATCAAACCTTGGCCACTTCTTCAAACCGCAACGGTTTGGCCGCGCTGTTGAGCGCATGCCGCACGGCCCATCGAGAAGCGTTCGGAAATGACGACGATTTGTTCGTCGGCCTGCAACTCACCCACTCGGGCCGGTTTTCTCGTCCGCACGACAAGCGATTGGAGCCGCGAATTGCGTATCATCATCCGCTATTAGATGCGAAGTTTGGCATCGACCCGCAAGATCCATCCATCGTTTGGACCGACGATGATTTGGAGCGTTTGATCGTTTCGTACGTTACGGCGGCCGGCTTGGCCGCAGGAGTTGGCTTTCAGTTCGTCGACATCAAGGCCTGCCACGGTTATTTGATGCACGAATTTTTGAGTGCCCGTTCACGGCCTGGGCGATTTGGCGGCGATTTAACGGGCCGCTCCCGGCTGCTGTTTTCGGTTGTCGAGCGCATTCGCAGCCAGTTTCCACAATTGATGGTGGTCGTGCGGCTGAGCGCTTTCGACACGCTGCCCTACAAAACCGGCCGCGAAATTGGCCAGCCGCTAGATTATCGTCACTTATTGCCATACGAATATGGTTTTGGCGTGGATCCAAACGATCCGTTGAAATTCGACATGCGCGAGCCCATCGAGCTTCTTCGTCGCTTGCACACGGCAGGCGTGGCGGCGGTGAATTTGTCGTGCGGCAGTCCGTATTACAATCCGCACATTCAGCGCCCGGCAATTTTTCCACCCAGCGATGGTTACTTGCCGCCGGAAGATCCTCTGGTGGGCGTCGTGCGGCTAATTCAAGCGGCCCGGCAATGCAAATTGGCGGTGCCGGAAATGCCGATGGTGGGCTCCGGCTATTCCTATCTGCAAGATTACGTGCCGCATGTGGCGCAAGCCGTGGTGCGGGCCGGCTGGATCGATGCCGTGGGCTTGGGCCGGATGGTGTTGGCTTATCCCGGCTTGCCGGCCGATTCGCTCGCCACCGGGAAACTGGCCCGCAAATTAATTTGCCGCACCTTCAGCGATTGCACCACCGCCCCGCGCAACGGCATGATTTCCGGCTGCTTCCCGCTCGATCCATATTACAAAGCGCTACCGGAAGCGGAGGAACTGCGCGACATCAAAGCAACAATTGAGGCCGAGGAAAAAGCATAA
- a CDS encoding right-handed parallel beta-helix repeat-containing protein: protein MLRSKFLAAGAVCFTIATASAREIYVNNASGSDLLDGAATSNVNPGQGPFQTIAKALRTAGPGDHIILANTGQPYREAVSLVGSRLSGTAYQPFTIEGNGATLDGTTPVPQNAWEWFSNDVFRFQPEGKQFQQLFLDGQPVARRPAAGNGTNEKVPALEPKQWALVEGWVYFRVEPVTLPQSYAISYAALPAGLTLYKVGNVVISNLTIQGFQLDGVYLHDVTGPCDLVGLNCRWNGRSGVNVLGVSQTQLVSCTLDGNGVHQLQLDNYSDCDLRNCQIQGDAAAQWQIGKFSKLFVNGQPLQSAPSK, encoded by the coding sequence GTGCTCCGATCGAAATTTTTGGCGGCTGGGGCCGTTTGCTTCACGATTGCCACAGCCAGCGCCCGCGAAATCTATGTGAACAACGCTTCCGGCAGCGACTTGCTGGACGGCGCCGCCACCTCGAACGTAAATCCTGGCCAGGGGCCCTTTCAAACCATTGCGAAAGCATTGCGCACCGCCGGGCCGGGAGACCACATTATTTTGGCCAATACCGGTCAGCCTTACCGTGAGGCTGTGTCTCTGGTGGGCAGCCGGCTGAGCGGAACAGCCTATCAACCGTTCACCATCGAAGGCAACGGCGCCACGCTGGACGGCACAACCCCTGTGCCGCAAAACGCTTGGGAATGGTTTAGTAACGACGTCTTCCGCTTCCAGCCGGAAGGAAAGCAGTTCCAACAGTTATTCCTCGATGGCCAGCCGGTGGCGCGCCGGCCGGCCGCCGGAAATGGCACGAATGAAAAAGTTCCAGCGCTGGAGCCCAAGCAATGGGCGCTGGTCGAGGGCTGGGTTTATTTTCGAGTAGAGCCCGTCACGCTCCCGCAAAGCTATGCGATTTCTTACGCGGCGCTGCCCGCCGGATTAACGCTTTACAAGGTCGGCAATGTGGTCATCAGCAATTTAACCATCCAGGGCTTCCAACTCGATGGCGTTTATCTGCACGATGTCACCGGTCCGTGCGATTTAGTCGGGCTGAACTGCCGCTGGAACGGTCGCAGCGGAGTGAATGTACTGGGCGTTTCACAAACGCAGCTCGTTTCCTGCACGCTGGACGGCAATGGGGTGCATCAGCTCCAGCTCGATAACTACAGCGACTGCGATCTGCGCAACTGCCAAATACAGGGAGATGCGGCTGCCCAGTGGCAAATCGGGAAATTCTCCAAGCTATTTGTCAATGGCCAGCCGCTCCAATCGGCCCCGTCGAAATAG
- a CDS encoding lysylphosphatidylglycerol synthase transmembrane domain-containing protein — protein MKKLLWNLCRWLIPAAIIAWLVSGVVRDQSLSRLLAEPKHWDLLALAAAITFSATLVTILRWHFLVRAVDLPLRLRDTVRLGFLGYLWNFVLPGGVGGDFVKAGFLAREQPGRRTEAALTVLVDRMTGLYGLFLLATGAILFTGMWHFESEDVRLACRVMFWCTGISTVLVVVSAMPGFSQGPISRRLHDLPRVGRFIERINRASRMYYRHWAVLPVAVVLTIIAQALYAIGFWLIARGLLSNAPSLGEHMVVVPMAMITGVLPLAPNGLGTFEALVELMYLQLMGTAAIVGAGFLVSLGYRLVTIAIAMVGAVIYFVNRREVSAMMHKVEAEMAAESSGGKVTGDPAR, from the coding sequence TTGAAAAAACTGCTTTGGAATTTATGCCGATGGCTGATTCCCGCGGCGATTATCGCGTGGCTAGTCAGCGGCGTCGTGCGGGATCAAAGTTTGTCTCGACTATTAGCTGAGCCCAAGCATTGGGATTTGCTGGCGCTGGCCGCGGCAATCACTTTTTCGGCCACGCTGGTGACCATTTTGCGCTGGCACTTTCTGGTGCGTGCGGTAGACTTGCCGCTGCGGCTGCGCGATACCGTTCGCTTGGGATTTTTGGGTTACTTGTGGAATTTTGTGCTGCCCGGCGGGGTCGGCGGCGATTTCGTGAAGGCCGGTTTTTTGGCCCGTGAGCAACCCGGCCGGCGAACCGAAGCGGCGCTCACGGTGCTGGTCGATCGAATGACCGGCCTGTACGGTTTGTTTCTGCTGGCCACCGGGGCGATTTTATTCACCGGCATGTGGCACTTCGAATCGGAAGACGTGCGGCTGGCGTGCCGAGTGATGTTTTGGTGCACGGGCATCAGCACCGTGTTGGTTGTGGTTTCGGCAATGCCTGGTTTCTCGCAAGGACCCATTTCTCGGCGGTTGCACGATTTGCCCCGGGTGGGCCGATTCATCGAGCGGATCAATCGCGCCTCTCGAATGTATTACCGGCATTGGGCCGTGTTGCCGGTTGCCGTGGTGCTGACGATTATTGCCCAGGCGCTGTATGCAATTGGATTTTGGTTGATTGCGCGCGGATTGCTGAGCAACGCGCCTTCTTTGGGCGAGCACATGGTGGTGGTGCCCATGGCGATGATCACCGGCGTGCTGCCGCTGGCGCCCAATGGCCTGGGGACGTTCGAGGCGCTGGTGGAATTGATGTATCTCCAACTGATGGGAACTGCGGCGATTGTTGGCGCTGGCTTTTTGGTATCGCTAGGTTACCGCTTGGTCACCATTGCCATTGCCATGGTGGGGGCGGTCATTTACTTCGTGAACCGGCGCGAAGTCTCGGCGATGATGCACAAAGTGGAAGCAGAAATGGCAGCGGAAAGCAGCGGCGGGAAGGTCACAGGAGATCCGGCGAGATAA